The following proteins are encoded in a genomic region of Terriglobia bacterium:
- a CDS encoding fibronectin type III domain-containing protein produces MCTFHCPSVPREVPCSNILNAALALIAALALLLGVASTGQAYPPQSSATLMMGSASGTAGGSVNLTISLAPGSMNVCTLQFDLLYSSSLSYGSVATGSAAAAAQKTASGNAISGGARLLVFNVNQNIIGAGPVAIVTLMIAPGTPAGSIPITISNLIASDPSGNAVAITPVDGALTVRPPADTTPPVISAVASSGVSPTGATITWNTNEASDSQVDYGTTTAYGSSTTLDTSMVTSHSQALSGLSGSTTYHYRVKSKDAAGNLATSGDFTFTTSDSTPPVISAVATSGVTATGATITWTTNEASDSRVDYGTTTAYGSTTTLNTSMVTSHSQALSGLSGSTTYHYRVKSRDAAGNLATSGDFTFTTADGTPPVISAVASSGVSATGATITWNTNEASDSQVEYGTTTAYGSSTTLNTSMVTSHSQALSGLSGSTTYHFRVKSKDAAGNLATSGDFTFATTAAPDTTPPIIDAVASSAITSTSATITWATDEASDSQVEYGTTAAYGSSTTPNTSMVTTHSQALTGLVGSTTYHYRIKSRDAAGNLATSGDFTFTTADGTPPVISVVASSGVSATGATITWNTNEASDSQVEYGTGTAYGSSTTLNTGMVTSHSQALSGLSGSTTYHYRVKSKDAAGNLATSGDFTFATTASPDTTPPIISAVASSAITSTGATIAWATDEASDSQVEYGTTAAYGSSTPPNTSMVTAHSQALTGLVGRTTYHYRVKSKDATGNLATSGDFTFTTADGAPPLISAVASSGVTATGATITWTTNEASDSQVDYGTTTAYGSSTTLDVNLVTSHSTVLTGLTGSTTYHYRVQSKDAAGNLATSGDFTFATAAAPDTTSPVISGVTGSGITSTGATITWTTNEASDSQVDYGTTTAYGSSTTLNTSMVTAHSQALTGLIGSTTYHYRVKSKDAAGNLATSGDFTFATSDSTPLVISAVASSSITSTGATIKWTTNEASDSQVDYGTTTAYGSSTTLNIIRVTAHSAPLTGLTASTTYHYRVKSKDAGGNLATSGDYTFATAPDTTAPMISGVFTSNVSSTGATIKWTTNEASDSLVDYGTTTSYGNSTTLDVNMVTSHSMALTGLTGSTTYHCRVKSKDAVGNLATSGDFTFMTLAAPDTTPPIISGVASANVTNKGATIAWTTNEASDSQVDYGTTASYGASTALSGLRVTSHSMTLMGLSPSTTYHYRVKSKDAAGNLGISADYVFTTAAAPDTAPPVIYGIASSGVTSSGAIIVWTTNEASDSQVDYGTTPSYGKSTTLNPNQVTQHSQTVSGLTAATTYHFRAKSKDAAGNRATSPDYTFTTLNASTAAPVISRVAVSKISSQGATVTWDTDVPSTTQVLYGLTNGCEGTGRFSKTMVTSHSQGLSGLLPDTTYYFSAQSKNAAGALGTAGVFSFHTTPSRKLKLVYPRLATNATGNAAGAAGEPVDNSQFTGIAIANLGATDAVVTFTAHDETGAVIAGESVTNPVERVLSPGAQLAIVDVELFGSGLPDQHAFGWIDIESSIDAVTGFTITFNASLSMIDGAPISPDTMTQFVFTEIEDQGFTELHVANPNISPANVTFQLVQSNGMLRCTAVRTVNPLGSVAESMPSLFPDVAPNATDYIRVVSDANVVPFQLLGEVSQDIEGLNGLDVGTGATMLYCPQYAVGGAYRSTLSITNLDGSDGTLTLRLIGDDGAQIGPTKIMPIVGNGKVYISDQSFFAIPGSSAIQGYVEIESNGPRIAGTVVFGDPDRKTFITALPLVSELVDSMVFSHVASDTTYFMGIALVNPSDAEQVATIDLYRMDGALEASVNTTIPAGQRLCQLLDQLFPQIAGQNRTSGYVRVTVDQGVAGFSVFGTRDLKTLSAIPAQILR; encoded by the coding sequence ATGTGTACGTTCCACTGTCCTTCAGTTCCCCGCGAAGTCCCATGCTCTAATATCCTTAATGCAGCACTCGCTCTCATAGCAGCGCTGGCGCTCCTTCTTGGGGTAGCGAGCACCGGACAGGCATATCCGCCACAGTCTTCCGCCACCCTCATGATGGGATCAGCCAGTGGCACAGCCGGGGGCAGTGTAAACCTCACCATCAGCCTCGCACCCGGCTCAATGAATGTCTGCACGCTCCAATTCGACCTGCTGTATTCATCCTCACTGAGTTACGGATCTGTAGCAACCGGCTCTGCCGCCGCAGCAGCCCAGAAGACCGCCTCAGGCAACGCAATCAGCGGGGGCGCCCGCTTACTGGTCTTCAACGTGAATCAAAACATCATCGGCGCCGGGCCCGTGGCAATCGTGACCCTGATGATCGCACCAGGGACACCGGCTGGATCAATTCCGATAACAATCTCAAATCTGATCGCTTCGGATCCGTCAGGGAACGCCGTGGCGATTACCCCGGTGGATGGCGCGTTGACCGTGCGGCCGCCCGCCGACACGACGCCGCCGGTGATCTCCGCAGTTGCCTCTTCCGGTGTGAGTCCCACGGGCGCCACGATTACCTGGAATACAAACGAAGCTTCTGATTCCCAGGTGGATTATGGGACCACGACCGCTTACGGCAGCTCCACCACCCTTGACACAAGCATGGTCACTTCACATTCCCAAGCCCTGAGCGGGCTCTCCGGCAGCACTACTTATCATTACCGCGTAAAATCCAAGGACGCCGCCGGCAATCTCGCAACTTCCGGAGACTTCACCTTCACGACCTCCGACTCGACTCCGCCCGTGATTTCCGCCGTCGCCACTTCTGGCGTGACCGCGACCGGCGCCACCATCACCTGGACGACCAACGAGGCTTCCGATTCCCGGGTGGATTATGGAACCACGACCGCTTACGGCAGCACCACCACCCTCAACACAAGCATGGTCACTTCACATTCCCAAGCCCTGAGCGGGCTCTCCGGCAGCACTACGTATCATTACCGCGTCAAATCCAGGGACGCCGCCGGCAACCTCGCAACCTCAGGCGATTTTACTTTCACGACCGCTGACGGAACTCCGCCCGTAATTTCCGCCGTCGCCAGTTCCGGTGTGAGTGCCACGGGCGCCACGATTACCTGGAATACAAACGAGGCTTCCGATTCCCAGGTGGAATATGGGACCACGACCGCCTACGGCAGTTCCACCACCCTTAACACAAGCATGGTCACCTCACATTCCCAAGCCCTGAGCGGGCTCTCCGGCAGCACCACTTATCATTTCCGCGTAAAATCCAAGGACGCCGCCGGCAACCTCGCAACCTCCGGAGACTTCACGTTTGCGACCACAGCTGCACCGGACACAACGCCACCGATTATCGACGCCGTGGCCAGTTCCGCCATCACCAGCACGAGCGCCACTATCACCTGGGCAACCGATGAGGCTTCCGATTCCCAGGTTGAGTACGGGACCACCGCCGCCTACGGCAGCTCGACCACACCCAACACGAGCATGGTCACCACCCATTCGCAGGCCCTTACCGGACTCGTAGGCAGCACCACCTATCATTACCGCATCAAATCCAGGGACGCCGCCGGCAACCTCGCAACCTCAGGCGATTTTACTTTCACGACCGCTGACGGAACTCCGCCCGTAATTTCCGTCGTCGCCAGTTCCGGTGTGAGCGCCACGGGCGCCACGATTACCTGGAATACAAACGAGGCTTCCGATTCCCAGGTGGAATATGGGACCGGGACCGCCTACGGCAGTTCCACCACCCTTAACACAGGCATGGTCACCTCACATTCCCAAGCCTTGAGCGGGCTCTCCGGCAGCACCACCTATCATTACCGCGTAAAATCCAAGGACGCCGCCGGCAACCTCGCAACCTCCGGAGACTTCACGTTTGCGACCACCGCCTCGCCGGACACGACACCGCCGATTATCTCCGCCGTGGCTAGTTCCGCCATAACCAGCACGGGCGCAACTATCGCGTGGGCAACCGATGAGGCTTCCGATTCCCAGGTTGAGTACGGGACCACCGCCGCCTACGGCAGCTCGACCCCACCCAACACGAGCATGGTCACCGCCCATTCGCAGGCCCTGACCGGACTCGTAGGCAGAACCACCTATCATTACCGCGTCAAATCCAAGGACGCCACCGGCAACCTGGCAACCTCAGGCGATTTTACTTTCACGACCGCTGATGGGGCTCCGCCGCTGATTTCCGCCGTCGCCAGTTCCGGCGTGACCGCGACCGGCGCCACAATTACTTGGACGACTAACGAGGCTTCCGATTCCCAGGTGGATTATGGAACCACCACCGCCTATGGCAGCTCGACCACGCTAGACGTGAACTTGGTCACATCCCACTCCACGGTTCTGACGGGACTCACGGGCAGCACCACATATCATTACCGCGTCCAGTCCAAAGATGCCGCCGGAAACCTCGCAACTTCGGGCGACTTCACGTTCGCGACCGCGGCAGCTCCCGACACGACGTCACCTGTGATTTCGGGCGTGACCGGCTCCGGCATCACCAGCACGGGCGCAACGATCACGTGGACTACCAACGAGGCTTCCGACTCCCAGGTGGACTATGGCACGACGACCGCCTACGGCAGCTCGACCACACTCAACACGAGCATGGTCACAGCCCATTCGCAGGCCCTGACCGGACTCATAGGCAGCACTACCTACCATTATCGCGTCAAATCCAAGGACGCCGCCGGAAACCTGGCAACCTCCGGTGATTTCACTTTTGCAACCTCCGACTCGACTCCGCTCGTAATCTCGGCCGTGGCCAGTTCCAGCATCACCAGCACGGGAGCGACCATAAAGTGGACTACCAACGAGGCTTCCGACTCTCAGGTGGACTACGGAACCACGACCGCCTATGGCAGTTCGACCACACTCAACATCATCAGGGTTACGGCTCACTCCGCGCCTCTGACAGGTCTCACGGCCAGCACCACCTATCATTACCGCGTCAAGTCGAAAGACGCTGGCGGCAACCTGGCCACTTCCGGCGACTATACCTTTGCCACCGCGCCGGACACCACCGCCCCCATGATCTCCGGCGTTTTCACCTCCAATGTCAGCAGCACGGGAGCAACCATAAAGTGGACTACCAACGAGGCTTCGGACTCCCTGGTCGACTACGGCACCACGACTTCCTATGGCAACTCGACCACGCTTGACGTGAACATGGTCACATCTCACTCCATGGCTCTGACGGGACTAACGGGCAGCACCACATATCACTGCCGCGTCAAATCCAAGGACGCGGTCGGCAATCTGGCGACTTCGGGCGATTTCACCTTTATGACCTTGGCTGCGCCTGATACGACGCCGCCGATTATTTCCGGCGTCGCGAGCGCCAACGTCACCAATAAGGGAGCTACCATCGCCTGGACGACCAACGAGGCTTCCGATTCCCAAGTCGACTATGGAACGACGGCATCCTACGGCGCATCAACCGCGCTCAGTGGCCTTCGGGTTACCTCGCACTCAATGACACTTATGGGACTCAGCCCCAGCACAACGTATCATTATCGCGTCAAGTCCAAGGACGCTGCCGGCAATCTGGGAATCTCCGCCGATTACGTCTTTACCACCGCCGCGGCCCCGGATACGGCTCCGCCGGTCATTTACGGCATCGCCAGTTCCGGCGTTACCAGTTCAGGCGCGATCATCGTCTGGACAACCAACGAAGCCTCCGATTCGCAGGTCGATTACGGAACGACCCCCTCGTATGGCAAGTCGACCACGCTGAATCCGAACCAGGTGACGCAGCACTCACAAACTGTGAGCGGCCTGACTGCCGCCACAACCTATCATTTCCGCGCCAAGTCCAAAGATGCCGCCGGCAACCGCGCCACATCGCCCGACTACACCTTCACGACCCTGAACGCCTCCACTGCCGCTCCTGTAATTTCCCGAGTTGCCGTCTCCAAAATCTCCTCACAAGGAGCGACAGTCACCTGGGATACCGATGTCCCCTCGACTACGCAGGTTCTTTATGGCCTCACAAACGGGTGCGAGGGCACGGGCAGGTTCTCAAAGACCATGGTGACGTCTCACTCTCAAGGCCTGAGCGGCCTTCTTCCCGACACTACCTACTATTTCAGCGCGCAGTCCAAGAACGCCGCCGGAGCCCTTGGCACCGCTGGAGTATTCAGCTTCCATACCACGCCGTCCCGAAAGCTCAAGCTCGTGTACCCGCGCCTGGCAACGAATGCGACCGGCAACGCCGCCGGAGCCGCCGGCGAACCCGTGGACAACAGCCAATTCACTGGGATTGCGATTGCCAACCTCGGCGCCACCGACGCCGTCGTTACCTTCACGGCTCATGATGAGACCGGCGCCGTGATTGCCGGAGAGAGTGTTACCAACCCGGTCGAAAGGGTTCTCTCTCCGGGTGCGCAACTGGCGATCGTGGATGTAGAACTGTTCGGCAGCGGCCTTCCGGATCAGCACGCCTTCGGCTGGATCGACATCGAGAGCAGCATCGACGCGGTAACAGGTTTCACGATCACCTTCAACGCCAGCCTCTCGATGATAGACGGTGCGCCGATCTCCCCTGACACCATGACGCAGTTTGTATTCACCGAGATCGAAGATCAGGGTTTCACAGAACTCCATGTGGCCAATCCGAACATTAGCCCTGCCAATGTCACGTTCCAGCTCGTGCAATCGAACGGCATGCTCCGCTGCACGGCCGTCCGCACAGTCAATCCTCTGGGATCAGTGGCCGAATCCATGCCATCCCTCTTCCCCGACGTTGCGCCGAACGCTACCGACTACATTCGCGTCGTGTCCGATGCGAACGTTGTCCCCTTCCAATTGCTGGGAGAGGTTTCGCAGGACATCGAGGGCCTGAATGGGCTCGACGTGGGCACGGGCGCAACCATGCTTTACTGCCCCCAGTACGCCGTCGGCGGCGCCTACCGTTCAACCCTGTCCATCACCAATCTCGACGGCTCGGACGGGACCCTGACCCTCCGGCTCATCGGGGATGACGGTGCACAGATCGGGCCGACGAAGATCATGCCCATCGTGGGCAATGGAAAGGTCTATATCTCGGATCAGTCGTTCTTCGCCATCCCGGGCTCTAGTGCCATTCAGGGTTATGTCGAGATCGAGAGCAACGGGCCAAGAATTGCAGGAACCGTTGTCTTTGGTGACCCCGATCGCAAGACATTCATAACCGCTCTTCCACTCGTATCCGAATTGGTGGATTCCATGGTTTTCAGCCATGTCGCCTCCGACACCACCTATTTCATGGGTATCGCCCTAGTGAACCCGAGCGATGCGGAGCAGGTGGCCACCATCGACCTTTACAGGATGGACGGCGCCCTGGAGGCCAGCGTCAATACGACGATCCCGGCCGGCCAGCGCCTGTGTCAGCTGCTCGATCAGCTCTTTCCCCAGATTGCCGGACAGAACCGCACTTCCGGGTACGTCCGGGTCACTGTGGACCAGGGTGTGGCCGGCTTCTCGGTATTCGGCACACGCGACCTCAAGACGCTGTCCGCAATACCGGCGCAGATCCTGCGCTGA
- a CDS encoding tetratricopeptide repeat protein, with translation MVSNCVHKVLLSCLLGFCLAPPAAAKTTFVVFPLENQSRVQTLSWIGEGLAIAISEEMQMPNIETISWEERVRFVESSDLPPNTPLSRASMIRIAQRAAADKMVFGSYTGTEDNLRIVLRVLDVKSLRMGGEKVANGPLTALPQLENELAWEILSDGGWNGILSRADFRARTRTVPNKPYSSFIACLSVTDEEERSKLLLKTVELYRNFPQAAFLLGAHYYQSGDCLKAIPYLKQALTEAQNLLETEFMLGTCYLKQDNAAEAIQAYSAFMGRDQALEVLNNLGVAYLRRGDYPLAVQNLIEARKVARTDVTVGLNLALLRHIEGDEAAALAVLEELVRSHPEQGIVQYLYSLALSSRGEAEKAAAALEQAQKLGIDPEKMKRQDPRNWARIFPSWTRRPGLAWAGAVKITGATIDRSGANRQRH, from the coding sequence ATGGTATCAAATTGCGTGCACAAGGTATTGTTGTCCTGCCTGCTTGGGTTTTGTCTGGCTCCGCCTGCGGCAGCCAAGACCACTTTCGTGGTTTTTCCCCTTGAAAATCAGTCCAGAGTGCAGACCCTAAGTTGGATCGGAGAAGGGCTCGCCATCGCAATCTCGGAAGAGATGCAGATGCCGAACATTGAGACCATCAGTTGGGAAGAGCGGGTCAGGTTCGTCGAGTCCTCCGACCTGCCGCCGAACACGCCGCTGAGCCGCGCCAGCATGATACGCATAGCTCAGAGGGCTGCAGCCGACAAGATGGTGTTCGGGAGCTACACGGGGACGGAGGACAATCTTCGCATCGTACTCCGTGTGCTCGATGTCAAGTCTCTCCGGATGGGCGGGGAGAAGGTGGCAAATGGGCCGCTCACGGCGCTGCCACAGCTCGAAAACGAACTGGCTTGGGAGATCCTGTCCGATGGCGGATGGAACGGCATACTGTCGCGGGCCGACTTCAGGGCGCGGACCAGAACCGTGCCGAACAAGCCCTACTCCAGCTTCATTGCCTGTCTATCGGTTACGGACGAAGAAGAGCGTTCCAAATTGCTGCTGAAAACGGTCGAGCTATACCGGAACTTCCCGCAGGCTGCTTTCCTGCTTGGAGCCCACTACTATCAAAGCGGCGACTGCCTCAAGGCGATTCCATACCTCAAGCAGGCATTAACGGAAGCACAGAATCTTCTCGAGACCGAATTCATGCTGGGCACCTGCTATCTGAAGCAGGATAACGCGGCAGAAGCCATCCAGGCTTACAGCGCCTTCATGGGACGGGATCAGGCGCTGGAAGTGCTCAACAACCTGGGGGTGGCCTACCTGCGCAGGGGAGACTATCCTCTGGCGGTCCAGAATCTGATCGAGGCTCGCAAAGTGGCAAGGACAGACGTGACGGTGGGGCTGAACCTCGCACTCCTGCGGCATATCGAAGGGGACGAAGCTGCCGCGTTGGCTGTTCTCGAAGAACTTGTCAGGTCGCACCCGGAGCAGGGAATTGTTCAGTACCTGTACAGCCTGGCTCTCAGCAGTCGCGGCGAGGCAGAGAAGGCGGCCGCTGCCCTCGAGCAGGCGCAAAAGCTCGGTATTGACCCGGAGAAGATGAAACGGCAGGATCCCCGGAACTGGGCCCGGATTTTCCCTTCGTGGACCCGCCGCCCGGGGCTGGCGTGGGCCGGCGCGGTGAAGATCACTGGGGCCACGATCGATAGGAGCGGCGCTAACCGCCAACGCCATTGA
- a CDS encoding ABC transporter permease subunit produces the protein MAGSISLRKGFRDIKTIAYLTLDTLFWSKKTLFVLLLSLIVLGLAVVGRVVLTLNLVPTALPSSQVFGTLMATAVIRFLVIFVTLFYGTALISEEVEGKTLTYLFMRPIPKPTIMLGKFLALIWIGAIMVLPTVLLSYLILYLRSDMLPFFQDLHVLVRDIGIILLALLAYGSLFSLLGAWLKHSILVGLAYAFGWEGILALLPGFTRKLTITHYIQSIFPHEDTLGAISMLIGQRTDPVEAIVTLVLLTSLFLATASLMVREKEYVLEQ, from the coding sequence ATGGCGGGATCCATCAGTCTGCGGAAGGGCTTTCGCGACATAAAAACGATTGCTTATCTCACCCTGGATACGCTCTTCTGGAGTAAGAAGACCCTTTTTGTCCTGTTGCTCTCCCTGATCGTACTCGGGCTTGCCGTGGTCGGGAGAGTGGTCCTGACACTGAATCTCGTCCCCACGGCCCTGCCATCCTCGCAGGTGTTCGGCACCCTGATGGCAACGGCCGTCATCCGCTTTCTGGTGATCTTTGTCACCCTTTTCTATGGCACAGCCTTGATTTCCGAAGAAGTGGAAGGGAAGACCCTGACCTATCTCTTCATGCGCCCGATTCCAAAGCCGACGATCATGCTGGGAAAGTTCCTGGCGCTGATCTGGATCGGCGCGATCATGGTGCTTCCTACCGTGCTTCTCAGCTACCTGATCCTGTACCTGCGTTCGGATATGCTGCCGTTTTTTCAGGACCTGCATGTGTTGGTGCGGGATATCGGCATCATCCTCCTCGCTCTGCTGGCCTACGGCTCGTTATTCAGCCTGCTCGGTGCCTGGCTGAAGCATTCGATTCTGGTCGGCCTTGCTTACGCTTTTGGTTGGGAAGGTATCCTGGCCCTCCTCCCCGGTTTTACCCGGAAACTGACCATCACGCACTATATCCAGTCGATTTTCCCCCATGAGGACACGCTCGGCGCCATCTCCATGTTGATCGGGCAGCGCACCGATCCGGTGGAAGCCATTGTGACGCTGGTGCTGCTGACCTCTCTTTTCCTTGCCACCGCCAGCCTGATGGTGCGTGAAAAGGAATACGTTCTCGAACAATAG
- a CDS encoding ABC transporter ATP-binding protein — MTAVVEGRTVSKWYGQVIAVNNVTFTIGEGVIGLLGPNGAGKSTLMKLITGQLRPSQGEVTMFGAPIWNNYALFHRVGFCPEQDSFYERMSGAEFLAALLQMHGFPEAEVARRVDAALETVKLSYARDKKIGAYSKGMRQRIKLAQAIAHDPEVLILDEPLAGMDPVGRHEIIQMVRQWGRAGKCVIVSSHILHEIEAMTPTILLMHNGQVLAEGNVHQIRDLIDKHPHSIYIRCSAPRQLAEFLVGFPDVESVRFNPDGNALTVESRKPDDFYRRLPGLMLDHDVELEEITSPDDNLQAVFHYLVK; from the coding sequence GTGACCGCGGTTGTCGAGGGGCGCACGGTGTCGAAATGGTATGGCCAGGTGATTGCCGTCAACAACGTCACCTTCACGATCGGGGAGGGAGTCATTGGGCTCCTGGGCCCGAACGGCGCAGGCAAGTCGACGCTCATGAAGCTGATCACCGGGCAGCTGCGGCCGAGCCAGGGCGAAGTCACGATGTTCGGAGCGCCCATCTGGAACAACTATGCGCTGTTCCATCGCGTCGGATTCTGTCCGGAACAGGACTCATTCTATGAGCGCATGAGCGGTGCGGAGTTTTTGGCGGCGCTTTTGCAGATGCATGGGTTTCCCGAAGCGGAAGTTGCGCGGCGCGTGGATGCAGCGCTCGAGACGGTCAAGCTCTCCTATGCTCGCGACAAGAAGATCGGTGCCTACAGCAAGGGGATGCGGCAACGTATCAAGCTGGCTCAGGCGATCGCGCACGACCCGGAGGTTCTCATCCTGGACGAGCCTCTGGCGGGCATGGATCCGGTGGGGCGGCACGAGATCATCCAGATGGTGCGTCAGTGGGGGCGGGCGGGGAAATGCGTAATCGTCTCGAGCCACATTCTGCACGAGATCGAAGCCATGACGCCGACGATCCTGCTCATGCACAACGGCCAGGTGCTTGCGGAGGGGAATGTCCATCAGATCCGCGATCTGATCGACAAGCATCCACACAGCATCTACATCCGGTGCTCGGCGCCACGGCAGCTGGCGGAATTCCTGGTAGGCTTTCCGGACGTGGAGAGCGTAAGGTTCAATCCCGACGGGAATGCGCTGACGGTGGAGTCGCGCAAGCCGGATGATTTCTACCGGCGCCTGCCCGGGCTGATGCTTGACCACGACGTCGAACTCGAGGAGATCACCTCGCCCGACGACAACCTGCAGGCGGTTTTCCATTACCTGGTGAAGTAG
- a CDS encoding ABC transporter permease — MPIHDLSYQHWAGEWTSHPYRWWVITRQGISLLAKKKSFLVLLFLALIPFLVRCVILYGAVVMGRIAIMKIDAAFFEGFLRWQLFPTFLITIYAGAGLIANDLKANALQIYLSKAITRRDYLIGKLGVAVFFAGLPTLIPALLLFLLAAAFHSSLEFLQQYSWVVLPIIGYSLIIIFVNALVMLALSSLNRSSRFAGIFAAAVVFFSMILESVLSALLRTGAVAWVSVKNDVVQIGDVLFGSPLSYPVSPWVCGLVLAFLMAGSTWIIHSRVRAVEVVK, encoded by the coding sequence ATGCCGATCCATGATCTCAGCTATCAGCATTGGGCGGGCGAATGGACGTCGCACCCGTATCGCTGGTGGGTTATCACCAGGCAGGGAATTTCCCTGCTGGCGAAGAAGAAGAGCTTCCTGGTGCTGCTGTTTCTCGCCCTGATACCGTTTCTGGTGCGCTGCGTGATCCTTTACGGCGCCGTAGTGATGGGCCGGATCGCGATCATGAAGATCGACGCCGCCTTCTTCGAGGGTTTTCTCCGCTGGCAGTTGTTCCCCACCTTCCTCATCACGATTTACGCCGGCGCCGGTCTGATCGCCAATGACCTCAAGGCAAATGCACTGCAGATTTATCTTTCGAAAGCGATCACGCGTCGCGACTATCTGATCGGCAAGCTGGGCGTCGCCGTGTTTTTTGCCGGCCTGCCCACGCTGATACCCGCGTTGCTGCTGTTTCTGCTGGCCGCGGCCTTCCATTCCAGTCTCGAGTTCCTGCAGCAGTATTCCTGGGTCGTGTTGCCGATTATCGGCTACTCGCTGATTATCATTTTTGTCAACGCGCTCGTGATGCTCGCCCTGTCCTCCCTAAACCGGAGCAGCCGGTTCGCGGGCATCTTCGCGGCTGCGGTGGTCTTTTTCAGCATGATCCTGGAGAGCGTCCTGAGCGCGCTCCTGCGGACGGGAGCGGTCGCCTGGGTGTCGGTCAAGAATGACGTGGTTCAGATCGGCGACGTTTTGTTCGGCAGCCCGCTCAGCTATCCGGTGTCCCCCTGGGTCTGCGGACTGGTTCTGGCCTTTCTGATGGCGGGCAGCACTTGGATCATCCATAGCCGGGTCCGGGCAGTGGAGGTGGTGAAGTGA
- a CDS encoding ABC transporter ATP-binding protein, translated as MIIDLDNITVEFGKQRVLDGVGVQFEGGSMGLLGPNGAGKSTLLKTLLGFIQPLTGTGTVLGLDVLSKQLSIRQKVGYMPENDCHIPGMNAVTFVAYAGQLTGMKPKDAMRRAHEILYYVGLGEARYRNVETYSTGMKQRIKLAQALVHDPQLIFLDEPTNGLDPKGRIEMLELVKDISTSKGIHVILSSHLLPDVEWVCKDALVIHKGRRLASGRIEDLKRGTGAIFECRVKGDASSFRSELEALGCQCLDGVDGSIRIRMPGELNSHVLLEAARNRQVQIRHLVPLRHSLEEVFLEVIGEQK; from the coding sequence TTGATCATCGATCTCGACAACATCACTGTCGAATTTGGCAAGCAGCGAGTCCTGGACGGTGTCGGCGTCCAGTTCGAGGGTGGGTCCATGGGACTCCTGGGACCCAACGGTGCCGGGAAGAGCACCCTCCTCAAGACTCTGCTCGGTTTCATCCAACCGCTTACTGGAACCGGGACTGTCCTCGGACTGGACGTTCTCTCGAAGCAGCTCAGCATCCGCCAGAAGGTCGGATACATGCCCGAGAACGATTGCCACATCCCGGGCATGAACGCGGTCACCTTCGTTGCCTACGCCGGGCAGCTCACCGGGATGAAGCCCAAGGATGCCATGCGGCGCGCCCACGAAATTCTCTATTATGTCGGGCTCGGGGAGGCCCGCTATCGCAACGTCGAGACCTATTCTACGGGCATGAAGCAGCGCATCAAGCTGGCTCAGGCCCTCGTTCATGATCCGCAGCTGATCTTTCTCGACGAGCCGACGAATGGGCTGGATCCGAAGGGGCGGATTGAAATGTTGGAGCTGGTCAAGGACATCTCAACTTCCAAAGGGATTCACGTCATACTCTCGTCTCATCTGCTCCCCGACGTCGAGTGGGTATGCAAGGATGCGCTCGTGATTCACAAAGGCCGGCGGCTCGCCTCGGGCAGGATTGAGGATTTGAAGCGCGGCACGGGAGCAATTTTCGAATGCCGCGTGAAGGGTGATGCCAGTTCGTTTCGCAGCGAATTGGAGGCTCTGGGTTGCCAGTGCCTGGACGGAGTGGATGGCAGTATCCGGATCCGCATGCCGGGGGAGCTCAACAGCCATGTCTTGCTCGAGGCCGCCCGCAACCGGCAGGTCCAGATCCGCCATCTTGTGCCGTTGCGGCACTCCCTCGAGGAGGTGTTTCTCGAGGTCATCGGCGAGCAGAAATGA